CCGGATCGATGCGGTCCACCAACCCGAGGGCCTCATCGAGGCCGTCATAATCCAGCGCCACGATGATGCGCGTCTCACTCACCTTCCACCCCCTGGATGGGCTTGACGGCGCCCCAGGCCTTGCAGCTCGGACACTGCCAATGCAGGGTCTTGCCGCTGAATCCACAATGATGACATTTATACACGGGCCTGTCCTCCAGGAGATTGCCGGTGAGGTCCTTGAGTATGGACAGATACTCCTCGGCCTGACCGTCCACATGCTGGCGTGCCAGCGCGATGAGATGGTCGAGGCCGCGCACCGAGGGGCGGCGGCGCATCTGCTCCGTAAGAAAGTCGATGGCGGCTACATCGCCCTCCTCCCGTGCCTTGAGATTCGCCAGGGTCAGGGTCGCCGTTATGCCGCCATAGCGCTCCAGGACGTATTCCAAATAGGCGCTCATCTCCGCCGGCTGATCCAGGGCCTTGAAGCATTCGTTCATGGGCCCGATGACCTCGGGGAGATAATCGGCGCATTGGCGTTCCACCCGTTTGTAGGCCCGTAAGGCGGCCTTCGGATCTCCCTTCTCGCAGTAGATGCGGCCCTCTACCAGGCTCGCACGCACACACTGGCTGCTGATGTCTACGGCCCGGCCGATGCATTCGAGGGCATCATCCAGGGCACCGCGACGTGCCGCCTCCTCGGCCTTCTCGCAAAAATAGTGGGCAATAACGTGATTGTAGGAACGTCCGGTGGCCAACTCCAGCTCGCGGGTGGATTCCACGGCGCGGTCCCAGTCCTTTTCCTGCTGGTAGATCTCCGTCAGACGCTGGAGGGCGCGTTCCCGCACGGGGAATTCCTGGATGAGTTCCCGGAACAGTGCCTCCGCCCGATCGAGGAGTCCGGCGCGCATGTAGTCATCGCCGAGTTCCAGCAGGGCCTCACCGCGCTCCTGCGGTGACAGGCCGTCGCGGGCCACCACATTCTGATGAATACGAATGGCGCGGTCCACTTCCCCCCGGCGGCGGAACAGACTGCCGAGTGCCATATGGGTCTCGACGGTGTCCGAATCCACCTCCAGCATCTCAACGAAGACCTCTATGGCCTTGTCCGGCTGCTCGTTGAGAAGAAGATTCAGCCCTCGGAAATATTCCGCCCGCGAGAGGTTGCCATCATCCTCATCCGCGAGCCTG
Above is a window of Gammaproteobacteria bacterium DNA encoding:
- the lapB gene encoding lipopolysaccharide assembly protein LapB, with product MPMFYELVWLLLPVAAASGWLAASRSARNRLADEDDGNLSRAEYFRGLNLLLNEQPDKAIEVFVEMLEVDSDTVETHMALGSLFRRRGEVDRAIRIHQNVVARDGLSPQERGEALLELGDDYMRAGLLDRAEALFRELIQEFPVRERALQRLTEIYQQEKDWDRAVESTRELELATGRSYNHVIAHYFCEKAEEAARRGALDDALECIGRAVDISSQCVRASLVEGRIYCEKGDPKAALRAYKRVERQCADYLPEVIGPMNECFKALDQPAEMSAYLEYVLERYGGITATLTLANLKAREEGDVAAIDFLTEQMRRRPSVRGLDHLIALARQHVDGQAEEYLSILKDLTGNLLEDRPVYKCHHCGFSGKTLHWQCPSCKAWGAVKPIQGVEGE